The following proteins come from a genomic window of Hymenobacter canadensis:
- a CDS encoding sensor histidine kinase, with protein sequence MPESVLRATGRWPAPSARTTTLLLQALLWLVLAGFYFAWNNRPNFRFDGPIWPLVGLQMGYAVLLFNALVYLIIPRWLLRGHYGRALASGVAALYGFQFWMYAGTRLAETYVPLSGVLRRTMHGFYVEGFWAGLISPGQQLSVFFGLLAICLFPVLISFLAYALVVDRRRLQLERNHLRLELGYLKSQINPQFLFNTLGSLHQLTRTRDARAGDVVLHLADLMRYTLYETDTELVLLSRELEFLGDYLALERLRRPDTVRLTHETTGTPTHQQLAPLLLHPFLERLCAGLDAAAPGTAATLHSTVAVQPEAVTFTLTRTSAAPLTYRPDAAVDAALRRLALLYPGRHTVALTEDAHRVHLRLHLQLPPDAPLAR encoded by the coding sequence ATGCCAGAATCTGTTTTGCGGGCCACCGGGCGCTGGCCGGCCCCGAGTGCCCGCACCACCACGCTGCTGCTGCAGGCGCTGCTGTGGCTGGTGCTGGCCGGGTTCTACTTCGCCTGGAACAACCGCCCCAACTTCCGCTTCGACGGCCCCATCTGGCCGCTGGTAGGGCTGCAGATGGGCTACGCGGTGCTGCTGTTTAATGCCCTGGTGTACCTGATTATTCCGCGCTGGCTGCTGCGCGGGCATTACGGGCGGGCCCTGGCCAGCGGGGTGGCCGCGCTGTACGGGTTCCAGTTCTGGATGTACGCCGGCACCCGGCTGGCCGAAACGTACGTGCCGCTGTCGGGGGTGCTGCGGCGCACGATGCACGGGTTTTACGTGGAAGGCTTCTGGGCCGGGCTCATCAGCCCCGGTCAGCAGCTGAGCGTGTTTTTCGGGCTGCTGGCCATCTGTTTGTTTCCGGTGCTGATCAGCTTTCTGGCTTACGCGCTGGTGGTGGACCGCCGCCGGCTGCAGCTGGAGCGCAACCACCTGCGCCTGGAGCTGGGCTACCTCAAGTCCCAGATCAACCCGCAGTTTCTGTTCAACACCCTCGGCAGCCTGCACCAGCTCACCCGCACCCGCGACGCCCGGGCCGGTGACGTGGTGCTGCACCTGGCCGACCTGATGCGCTACACGCTCTACGAAACCGATACCGAGCTGGTGCTGCTCAGCCGGGAGCTGGAGTTCCTGGGAGATTACCTGGCCCTGGAACGCCTGCGCCGCCCCGATACCGTGCGCCTCACCCACGAAACCACCGGCACGCCCACCCACCAGCAACTCGCGCCGCTGCTGCTGCACCCGTTCCTGGAGCGCCTCTGCGCCGGCCTCGATGCCGCCGCGCCCGGCACCGCCGCCACCCTGCACAGCACCGTGGCGGTGCAGCCCGAGGCCGTGACGTTTACCCTGACCCGCACCAGCGCCGCGCCCCTCACCTACCGCCCCGACGCGGCCGTGGACGCCGCCCTGCGCCGCCTGGCCCTGCTCTACCCCGGCCGGCACACCGTGGCCCTCACCGAAGACGCCCACCGCGTGCACCTGCGCCTCCACCTGCAACTCCCGCCCGATGCGCCGCTGGCTCGCTGA
- a CDS encoding NifU family protein, with product MTVSPAVETHPLLPRIEQALDSIRPYLAADGGNVRVLEITDDMVLRLELLGACGTCPMSPMTLKAGVEESVKKAVPEIRAVEAINVTPMSEQPAGQVR from the coding sequence ATGACCGTATCGCCCGCCGTGGAAACCCATCCGCTCCTGCCCCGCATCGAACAGGCGCTGGACAGCATCCGGCCCTACCTGGCCGCCGACGGAGGCAACGTGCGCGTGCTGGAAATTACCGACGACATGGTGCTGCGCCTGGAGCTGCTCGGCGCCTGCGGCACCTGTCCCATGTCGCCGATGACGCTGAAAGCCGGCGTGGAGGAATCGGTGAAGAAGGCCGTGCCCGAAATCCGCGCCGTGGAGGCCATCAACGTCACGCCCATGAGTGAGCAGCCCGCCGGCCAGGTCCGGTAG
- a CDS encoding sensor histidine kinase, which translates to MRRWLADTRTRASRFFATPGGRVLRHAAWWLLFIGFEYYVFRGFGQTPVVTWSFVLKDAVAAIGSYYFFSEVLLPRVLLRRRWLLTGLGLVAIYYFWALCSYACYALLDRAGLISADLYSYAHRFLDGSLWAGVFSWRSVSMGLNDFAVTVVPPILLRFIRFLLRSSNHSLRLERENLHLEVNFLKAQVNPHFLFNTLNNLYMMVVKQDERAPDMVQHLTRLLHYTVFESDAALVPLAREVEFLAAYLQLERLRYGQKVRIDYQQTGPLEAYRVTPLLFFPFVENAFKHGVDSSLDASWVAISLTAADGWLQFEVRNSFSPDAPRREVGGVGIANVQKRLALHYALQDYQLHLTHDPDAYTYRVTLALRLAPAAADVSAAASLLPISPML; encoded by the coding sequence ATGCGCCGCTGGCTCGCTGATACCCGCACCCGCGCCAGCCGGTTTTTCGCCACGCCGGGCGGCCGGGTGCTGCGGCACGCGGCCTGGTGGCTGCTGTTTATCGGCTTTGAATATTACGTGTTCCGCGGCTTCGGCCAGACGCCGGTGGTAACCTGGAGCTTCGTGCTGAAGGATGCCGTGGCAGCCATCGGCAGCTACTATTTCTTCTCGGAGGTACTGCTGCCGCGCGTTTTGCTGCGGCGGCGCTGGCTGCTCACGGGGCTGGGGCTGGTGGCCATCTACTACTTCTGGGCGCTGTGCTCCTACGCCTGCTACGCCCTGCTGGACCGCGCTGGCCTGATTTCCGCGGACCTCTACAGCTACGCGCACCGCTTCCTCGACGGCAGCCTGTGGGCCGGGGTGTTTTCGTGGCGCAGCGTGAGCATGGGCCTCAACGATTTTGCCGTGACGGTGGTGCCGCCCATTCTGCTGCGCTTCATCCGGTTTCTGCTCCGCAGCAGCAACCACAGCCTGCGCCTGGAGCGCGAAAACCTGCATCTGGAAGTGAATTTCCTGAAAGCCCAGGTGAACCCGCACTTCCTGTTCAACACCCTCAACAACCTGTATATGATGGTGGTGAAGCAGGATGAGCGCGCGCCCGACATGGTGCAGCACCTCACCCGGCTGCTGCACTACACGGTGTTTGAGTCGGATGCGGCGCTGGTGCCGCTGGCACGGGAGGTGGAGTTTCTGGCGGCCTACCTGCAGCTGGAGCGCCTGCGCTACGGCCAGAAAGTGCGCATCGACTACCAGCAAACCGGCCCGCTGGAGGCCTACCGCGTCACGCCCCTGCTGTTCTTCCCCTTCGTGGAAAACGCCTTCAAGCACGGCGTGGATAGCAGCCTCGATGCTTCCTGGGTGGCCATTTCCCTCACGGCCGCCGATGGCTGGCTGCAGTTCGAGGTCCGCAACAGCTTCAGCCCCGATGCGCCCCGGCGCGAGGTGGGCGGCGTGGGCATTGCCAACGTGCAGAAACGCCTGGCCCTGCACTACGCCCTGCAGGACTACCAACTCCACCTCACCCACGACCCCGACGCCTATACCTACCGCGTAACCCTGGCCCTGCGCCTCGCCCCGGCCGCCGCCGATGTTTCCGCCGCGGCTTCCCTCCTGCCCATCTCCCCAATGCTATGA
- a CDS encoding LLM class flavin-dependent oxidoreductase yields MQLGIDSFAAAPTGGTSSDNATALRQLLERIERADQVGLDFFGIGEHHRREFLDSAPAVILGAAAARTSRIRLGSAVAVLSAADPVRVFQQFSTLDLLSNGRAELVVGRGSFTEAFPLFGLNLHDYDALFEEKLALLLQIRDQEQVSWSGRFRPALTGQVVYPRPMQAQLPIWRGVGGTPESFVRAGAMGLPLMVAIIGGETHRFRPLVDLYREAGRKAGFAPEQLQVGLHSLGYVAETSEQAVADYYPGYARTFTRIGRERGWPPVTPGHFEAQRGPRGALLVGNPEEVAAKILRHAESLGGVSRVTFQMDNADLAPEKLLRAIELLGERVKPLLG; encoded by the coding sequence ATGCAGCTTGGTATCGACAGCTTCGCCGCGGCCCCCACGGGTGGCACCTCCTCCGACAACGCCACGGCCCTGCGCCAGCTCCTGGAGCGCATCGAGCGGGCCGATCAGGTGGGCCTGGATTTCTTCGGCATCGGCGAGCATCACCGTCGCGAGTTCCTCGATTCGGCGCCGGCCGTGATTCTGGGCGCGGCGGCCGCCCGCACCAGCCGCATCCGGCTGGGCAGCGCCGTGGCCGTGCTCAGCGCCGCCGATCCGGTGCGGGTGTTTCAGCAGTTTTCTACCCTCGATCTGCTTAGCAACGGCCGGGCCGAGCTGGTGGTGGGCCGCGGCTCCTTCACCGAAGCCTTTCCGCTCTTCGGCCTGAACCTGCACGACTACGACGCCCTGTTCGAGGAAAAGCTGGCCCTGCTGCTCCAGATCCGCGACCAGGAGCAGGTGAGCTGGTCGGGGCGGTTCCGGCCGGCCCTCACGGGGCAGGTTGTGTACCCGCGACCTATGCAGGCGCAGCTGCCCATCTGGCGCGGCGTCGGCGGCACGCCCGAGTCGTTTGTGCGGGCCGGGGCCATGGGGCTGCCGCTGATGGTGGCCATCATCGGGGGCGAAACCCACCGCTTCCGGCCGCTGGTTGATTTGTACCGCGAGGCCGGCCGGAAGGCCGGTTTCGCGCCCGAGCAGCTGCAGGTGGGCCTGCACTCCCTGGGCTACGTGGCCGAAACCAGCGAGCAGGCCGTGGCCGACTATTACCCCGGCTACGCCCGCACCTTCACCCGCATCGGGCGGGAGCGGGGCTGGCCGCCCGTCACGCCCGGCCACTTCGAGGCCCAGCGCGGCCCGCGCGGTGCGCTGCTGGTGGGTAACCCCGAGGAAGTAGCGGCCAAGATTCTGCGCCACGCCGAGTCGCTGGGCGGCGTGAGCCGCGTCACCTTCCAGATGGACAACGCCGACCTGGCCCCCGAAAAGCTGCTCCGCGCCATTGAGCTGCTGGGCGAGCGGGTGAAGCCGCTGCTGGGGTAA
- a CDS encoding LytR/AlgR family response regulator transcription factor: MINCLIIDDEPFARELLQGYIAQMPGLHLVASCEHVFEALEVLQQQRIDLLFSDINMPQVNGLEFIRSLHNPPYVIFVTASPHHALEGYELDALDYVVKPVSFPRFMKAVNKALAVVGSRPAAPVAAAPQFLFVKEGHSLRRVLFEEIYYIEGMKDYIRIVLKNQMIITYLRMSRVEDQLPPSRFIRIQKSYIVRLDAIRAISGNEVELYDLPEKLPIGKQHKEPLLAQFGL, encoded by the coding sequence ATGATTAACTGCCTGATTATCGACGACGAGCCCTTTGCCCGCGAGCTGCTTCAGGGCTACATTGCCCAGATGCCCGGCCTGCACCTGGTAGCCAGCTGCGAGCATGTCTTCGAGGCCCTGGAGGTGCTCCAGCAGCAGCGCATCGACCTGCTGTTTTCCGACATCAACATGCCCCAGGTGAACGGGCTGGAGTTCATTCGGTCCCTGCACAACCCGCCCTACGTCATCTTCGTGACGGCCTCGCCCCACCACGCGCTGGAAGGCTACGAGCTCGACGCCCTCGATTACGTGGTGAAGCCCGTGTCGTTTCCGCGCTTTATGAAGGCCGTGAACAAGGCGCTGGCCGTGGTGGGCAGCCGCCCGGCCGCCCCGGTGGCAGCCGCGCCGCAGTTTCTGTTCGTGAAGGAGGGACACTCCCTGCGCCGGGTGCTGTTCGAGGAAATCTACTACATCGAGGGCATGAAGGACTACATCCGCATCGTGCTCAAAAACCAGATGATCATCACCTACCTGCGCATGAGCCGCGTGGAAGACCAGCTGCCACCCAGCCGCTTCATCCGCATCCAGAAGTCCTACATCGTGCGCCTCGACGCCATCCGGGCCATCAGCGGCAACGAAGTTGAGCTCTACGACCTGCCCGAAAAGCTGCCCATCGGTAAGCAGCACAAAGAACCCCTGCTGGCCCAGTTCGGGCTGTAA
- a CDS encoding Mrp/NBP35 family ATP-binding protein, with the protein MEPITKEAVLKALSYVEEPDLGKDLVTLNMIEDVQIDGRRVSFTVVLTTPACPLKQLIHDACERAIHTMVDKDAEVVIVMTSRVTTMRQNRDLLPGVKNIIAIASGKGGVGKSTVTANLAIALAKTGAKVGLVDADISGPSMPLMFGVMDERPHVFQGPDGKNLIQPIVAHGVKLMSIGFLAPAESAIVWRGPMASSALKQFITEVDWGELDYLLLDMPPGTSDIHLTMVQTVPVTGSLIVTTPQKVALADAEKGLQMFRLPQINVPVLGIVENMAWFTPAELPDNKYFIFGEGGGKSLAEKHEVPLLGQIPLVQSIRENGDQGTPAILQEGTPAAAVFAQLAEELARQVSIRNAVAPKTNIVEMKS; encoded by the coding sequence ATGGAACCCATTACCAAAGAAGCCGTCCTCAAGGCCCTGAGCTACGTGGAGGAGCCCGACCTGGGCAAGGACCTCGTGACGCTCAACATGATTGAGGACGTGCAGATTGACGGCCGCCGCGTGTCGTTCACCGTCGTGCTCACCACGCCCGCCTGCCCCCTCAAACAGCTCATCCACGACGCCTGTGAGCGGGCCATCCACACCATGGTGGACAAGGACGCCGAAGTGGTGATTGTGATGACCTCGCGTGTGACCACCATGCGCCAGAACCGCGACCTGCTGCCCGGCGTAAAGAACATCATTGCCATTGCTTCGGGCAAGGGCGGCGTGGGCAAAAGCACCGTCACGGCCAACCTGGCCATTGCGCTGGCCAAAACCGGCGCCAAAGTGGGCCTCGTGGATGCCGATATCAGCGGCCCCAGCATGCCCCTCATGTTCGGCGTGATGGACGAGCGGCCCCACGTCTTCCAGGGCCCCGATGGCAAAAACCTCATCCAGCCCATCGTGGCCCACGGCGTGAAGCTGATGAGCATCGGCTTCCTGGCCCCGGCCGAGTCGGCCATTGTGTGGCGCGGCCCGATGGCCTCCTCGGCCCTCAAGCAGTTCATCACGGAAGTGGACTGGGGCGAGCTGGACTACCTGCTGCTCGACATGCCCCCCGGAACGTCCGACATCCACCTCACCATGGTGCAGACGGTGCCCGTCACCGGCTCGCTCATCGTGACCACCCCGCAGAAAGTAGCCCTGGCCGACGCCGAGAAGGGTCTGCAGATGTTCCGCCTGCCGCAAATCAACGTGCCGGTGCTGGGCATCGTGGAGAACATGGCGTGGTTTACGCCCGCCGAGCTGCCCGACAACAAGTACTTCATCTTCGGCGAAGGCGGCGGCAAGTCGCTGGCTGAAAAGCACGAGGTGCCGCTGCTGGGCCAGATTCCGCTGGTGCAGAGCATCCGCGAAAACGGCGACCAGGGCACGCCCGCCATCCTGCAGGAAGGCACGCCGGCCGCCGCCGTATTCGCGCAGCTGGCCGAGGAGCTGGCCCGCCAGGTCAGCATCCGCAACGCCGTAGCGCCGAAAACGAACATCGTAGAGATGAAGTCGTAG
- the fahA gene encoding fumarylacetoacetase has protein sequence MANPNDPSLHSWIDIAPGSDFPIQNLPFGVFETEERGPRLGVAIGEYVLDLYAVAQFGFFEDLELGAKMPKVFRRRSLNQFIALGRPAWRAVRQRVSELLRHDSTALRSDEVMRECLLRQTEVQMLRPVKSHNYTDFYSSIEHATNVGIMFRDPANALLPNWRHIPIGYHGRASSIVVSGTDIRRPNGQRKAPDAAAPTFGPSQQLDFELEVGFIVGQGTQLGDTVPIQHAEDHIFGLVLFNDWSARDIQSWEYVPLGPFLGKSFGSSMSAWVVTLDALEPFRVAGPVQEPEPLLYLRQLDKHNFDVNLEVELQPENGPTTTISRSNFGLMYWSMAQQLTHQASNGCNLQVGDLYASGTISGATPDSLGSMLELAWRGTRPLPLADGSERKFLLDGDTVTMRGYCEKDGLRIGFGEVTGKVLPAPVV, from the coding sequence ATGGCTAACCCCAACGACCCTTCCCTGCACTCCTGGATTGATATTGCCCCCGGCAGCGACTTTCCCATTCAGAACCTGCCCTTCGGCGTGTTCGAGACGGAGGAGCGCGGGCCGCGGCTGGGCGTGGCCATCGGCGAGTACGTACTGGATCTGTACGCCGTGGCGCAGTTCGGCTTTTTCGAGGACCTGGAGCTGGGCGCGAAGATGCCCAAGGTGTTCCGCCGCCGCTCGCTCAACCAGTTCATTGCCCTGGGCCGGCCAGCGTGGCGGGCCGTGCGCCAGCGCGTCTCGGAGCTGCTGCGCCACGACAGTACCGCGCTGCGCTCGGATGAGGTGATGCGCGAGTGCCTGCTGCGCCAGACGGAGGTGCAAATGCTGCGCCCCGTGAAGTCCCACAACTACACCGATTTTTACAGCAGCATCGAACACGCCACCAACGTGGGCATCATGTTCCGCGACCCGGCCAACGCCCTGCTGCCCAACTGGCGCCATATTCCCATCGGCTACCACGGCCGGGCTAGCAGCATCGTGGTGAGCGGCACCGATATCCGCCGGCCCAACGGCCAGCGCAAGGCCCCCGATGCCGCCGCCCCCACCTTCGGGCCGTCGCAGCAGCTGGATTTCGAGCTGGAAGTAGGCTTCATCGTGGGCCAGGGCACGCAGCTTGGCGACACCGTGCCGATTCAGCACGCCGAGGACCATATCTTCGGGCTGGTGCTGTTCAACGACTGGAGCGCGCGCGACATTCAGAGCTGGGAGTACGTGCCACTGGGGCCATTTCTGGGCAAGAGCTTCGGCAGCAGCATGTCGGCGTGGGTGGTGACGCTGGACGCGCTGGAGCCGTTCCGGGTGGCCGGGCCCGTGCAGGAGCCGGAGCCGCTGCTGTATCTGCGCCAGCTGGACAAGCACAACTTCGACGTGAACCTGGAAGTGGAGCTGCAGCCCGAAAACGGCCCCACCACCACCATTTCGCGCTCCAACTTCGGGCTCATGTACTGGAGCATGGCCCAGCAGCTCACCCACCAGGCCTCCAACGGCTGCAACCTGCAGGTCGGCGACCTGTACGCCTCGGGCACCATCTCGGGCGCCACGCCCGACTCGCTGGGCTCGATGCTGGAGCTGGCCTGGCGCGGCACCCGCCCCCTGCCCCTGGCCGACGGCTCGGAACGCAAGTTCCTGCTCGACGGCGACACTGTGACCATGCGCGGCTACTGCGAAAAAGACGGCCTGCGCATCGGCTTCGGCGAGGTGACGGGCAAAGTGCTGCCGGCCCCGGTGGTGTAG